Genomic window (Croceicoccus sp. Ery15):
ACACTGTCGCCCACCTGCGCTGCGACCAGTTTCTCGATCGAAAAGGCGCTTTCGCTGGCCATGCCCGCCACCGCGACCGCAAGGCCAAGGTGCGAGACGACCATGCCCCACACCGGCAGCGGCGTGCGGCGCAGATTGCGGCCCGCCAGCGGCAATACGCTGGCAATCGCCAGCCCCGCCGCCAGCGCAAGGCCCAGCAGCGGCAATATGCCGATGTCCGGAGACAGCACCAGCGCTGCGATCAGCGTGGCGAGTGTAGCCGCCGCAGGCAGCATCAGGGGTTTTGACACGCGCCCCGCCCGGTCGCCGCGCCAGCGCAGCAGCGGACCGACCGCCATCACCGCCATCATCGGCAACGCAAAGATCGCGCCCACCGGATTGAAATAGGGCGGACCGATGGACACGCGCGTATCGAACGCCTCTGTCACCAGCGGATAGAGCGTGCCCAGCAGCACGATCGCAAGGATCGCCGTCAGCATCACATTATTGAACACCAGACCGGCCTCGCGGCTGATCAGGGTGAATTGCTTGCCTTCCTGAATCGATGTGGCGCGCAGGCCGAACAGGGTCAGCGCCCCGCCGATGTAAATGCCTAGCAGCACAAGGATGAACGTGCCGCGTTCGGGATCGACGGCAAAGGCATGCACGCTGGTCAGAATGCCCGAACGGACAAGGAAGGTGCCCACCATGCTCATCGAAAAGGCGACCACGCCCAGCATGATCGTCCATGTCCGCAGCGCATCGCGCGATGCCAGCACGCCCGCCGAATGCAGCAATGCGGTCGCCGCCAGCCATGGCATCAGCGAGGCATTCTCGACCGGGTCCCAGAACCACCAGCCGCCCCAGCCCAGTTCGTAATAGGCCCAGTAGGAACCGGCGGTGATGCCCACGGTCAGGAAGATCCACGCGCCCAGCACCCATGGCCGCATCGCGCGGGCAAAGGCGGGGCCAACTTCGCGCGTGACCAGCGCACCCACGGCAAAGCTGAACGCGACCGACAGGCCGACGTATCCGAAATAAAGCGTCGGCGGATGGAAGGCGAGGCCGATATCCTGAAGCAGCGGGTTCAGCCCTGCCCCGTCCATCGGCGGCGTCGGCAAACGTTCGAACGGGTTGGAGCTGAACAGCAGGAAGGCATAAAAGCCCAGCGAAACAAAGGCCTGTGCCGCCAGTGTCGCCACGATGGTCTTTTCGGGCAGCCGCCGTTCGACCAGCGCGACCAGCGCGCCCGCCAGCCCCATCACCGTCGCCCACAGCAGCATGGACCCTTCGTGATTGCCCCACGTGCCCGCCAGCTTGAAGATAAGGGGCTTGTCCGAATGCGAATTCGACGCGACCAGCAGCACCGACAGATCGGTGCGGATGAACAGGATCATCAGGGCGCAGAACGACAGCGCGGCCAGCACGCCCTGCATCACCGCGGCGGGGCGGACGGCGGCCGCGGGCTGTTCGCGCATCTGGCCATCGCCACCCGCCAGGGCCCATACGCCCGACGCGAATTGCAGAAACGCCAGCGCACCCGCCAGCCACAGCAGCGCAAGACCGGTTTCCGCGATCATTCGGTTTCGGCCACCACTTGCCTTGCCTGCGCCTCGCTCATGTCCTGTAATTCGCGGGGCATGTAATTCTCGTCATGTTTGGCCAGCAGGTTGGTGGCGATAAAGGTGCCGTCCGCATCCATGCTGCCTTCGGCGACCACGCCCGATCCCTCGACAAACAGATCGGGGGCGATACCGGTAAAGCGCACCGGAACCGTCGCCGTGCCGTCGCCGACGATGAAATCGATCGTCACCCCGTCGGGCTGGCGGCGGATCGATCCGTTCTGCACCATGCCGCCCAGCCGGATGGCGCGGCCCGTTTCGGGCGGATCGCCGGCAATGTCGGAGGGAACATAGAAATAGCTGGCCTGATTGCGCAAAGCCCATGCCGCCAGCAGCCCCGCCCCGATCAGCACGACCAGTGCGATCACCAGCAGCACCAGACGCTGATGCTTGGGCTTGATACCTTGCGGATTGACGCCAGCGCTCATTTCCGGCCCCTGATGTCATCGCGGCGCTTTTCGGCGCGGCGCATCGACAGCCAGCTCCACCCCGCCATTGCCACAGTGCCCGCGATGCCGATGGCATAGCAGGCGATCACAAAGGGCCAATGGTCAAGGTTTTCAGTCAATTTGGGGGGTCACTTCGAATCCGTCGCGCGTGCCTTACAGACTATCGGGCGCGGCGGAAAGAACCTCTGCCTGCGCCTCTGCCTTTTGGGCCTTGCGCCGCAACCGCGCCTCGGCCTGAATGTCGGCCAGCAATGCCCGCATGCGCGCCAGCACCACGCCGCCAAACAGCAGCGAAAAACCCACGGTCGCGATCAGCAGCGGCCACAGAAAGGCCGGATCGATCGCGCTTTTTCCCATGGTGATGCTGGGCGGCTGGTGCAGCGAATTCCACCATACGACCGAACGGTTGATGATCGGCACATTGACCGCGCCCACCAGCCCGAAGATCGCGGTGACGCGGCTGCCTGCCCCCGAAAGCCCGCCACCGGCCGACATGTCGCGCTGTGCCGCGCCTGCCAGCGCGATATAGGCGAAATAGAGCAAAAGCAGCACCAGCATGGATGTCAGCCGCCCGTCCCACACCCACCATGTGCCCCATGTCGGCCGGCCCCAGATCGAACCGGAGACAAGGCAGATCGCGGTGAACACCGCGCCCGGCACCGCCGCCGCGCGCGCCGCGATCGCGGCCAGCGGGTGCCGCCAGACCAATTCGACCAGCGAGGCAATGGCGATGGTCGTCCAGCCGCCCATCCCCAGCCACGCGGCAGGCACATGAATGTAAAGGATGCGCACCGTATCGCCCATCAGCCGGTCGGCAGGCGCAAGGAACAGGCCATAGGCCAGTGCCGCGCCGGTAACGACCAGCCCCGACAGCAGCAACAGCGGCGTCAGCCAGCGGGCGATGCGCAGAAAACGGGCGGGATTGGCGAAACCGTGCATGGATGTCTTTAAGCAAACCTGTGACCGAAAGGCCGGTCAAGGCTCATGCCG
Coding sequences:
- a CDS encoding heme lyase CcmF/NrfE family subunit — encoded protein: MIAETGLALLWLAGALAFLQFASGVWALAGGDGQMREQPAAAVRPAAVMQGVLAALSFCALMILFIRTDLSVLLVASNSHSDKPLIFKLAGTWGNHEGSMLLWATVMGLAGALVALVERRLPEKTIVATLAAQAFVSLGFYAFLLFSSNPFERLPTPPMDGAGLNPLLQDIGLAFHPPTLYFGYVGLSVAFSFAVGALVTREVGPAFARAMRPWVLGAWIFLTVGITAGSYWAYYELGWGGWWFWDPVENASLMPWLAATALLHSAGVLASRDALRTWTIMLGVVAFSMSMVGTFLVRSGILTSVHAFAVDPERGTFILVLLGIYIGGALTLFGLRATSIQEGKQFTLISREAGLVFNNVMLTAILAIVLLGTLYPLVTEAFDTRVSIGPPYFNPVGAIFALPMMAVMAVGPLLRWRGDRAGRVSKPLMLPAAATLATLIAALVLSPDIGILPLLGLALAAGLAIASVLPLAGRNLRRTPLPVWGMVVSHLGLAVAVAGMASESAFSIEKLVAAQVGDSVGVGPWDIELAAIDPVAGPNWTALQADMQARYRGAAPIALHPQSRTFTSPVQTTSESALATRWNGQLYAVVGEQGEDGRWQLRLWWKPFVPLIWLGGLLIAFGGALALVGRIASGWRRQASMRRIAERREVNPLVRSGPSSGTTAGTGA
- the ccmC gene encoding heme ABC transporter permease CcmC, coding for MHGFANPARFLRIARWLTPLLLLSGLVVTGAALAYGLFLAPADRLMGDTVRILYIHVPAAWLGMGGWTTIAIASLVELVWRHPLAAIAARAAAVPGAVFTAICLVSGSIWGRPTWGTWWVWDGRLTSMLVLLLLYFAYIALAGAAQRDMSAGGGLSGAGSRVTAIFGLVGAVNVPIINRSVVWWNSLHQPPSITMGKSAIDPAFLWPLLIATVGFSLLFGGVVLARMRALLADIQAEARLRRKAQKAEAQAEVLSAAPDSL
- the ccmE gene encoding cytochrome c maturation protein CcmE; protein product: MSAGVNPQGIKPKHQRLVLLVIALVVLIGAGLLAAWALRNQASYFYVPSDIAGDPPETGRAIRLGGMVQNGSIRRQPDGVTIDFIVGDGTATVPVRFTGIAPDLFVEGSGVVAEGSMDADGTFIATNLLAKHDENYMPRELQDMSEAQARQVVAETE